A window of Panicum virgatum strain AP13 chromosome 8K, P.virgatum_v5, whole genome shotgun sequence contains these coding sequences:
- the LOC120645949 gene encoding uncharacterized protein LOC120645949 — MGSPGKPPIFDGSDYDYWKVRMRAYLLSLGSEVWEICVDPDYVNLAVRTTELQVWEVKVQTIIESASYETLTVDKLFNEQLEVLGNEELALIIHKFQRAFNNRQARAKTCFNCGKTSHFAAECPKKKSSRDDDDRSRHEEYREHRHKHKSGHSHKKNGGRSKRHHERKKKNVGKYKSKQAFVAQSEDHSSTSQSSMSSSSSSSSDSDSHHRDEKKRSTKKMATEGFTGLCLHTGKAAGFCTMAIDSDADGTPPTTAEPAPQPEPSSEVRPEHPTPEELEDLYTAPDNQDLIIKDAKRQFRALRQELKEVKLALEIAQSAPIVEDCVEEDECSQCIGLMSDLSELRSKYDENLLKLEEGKKALDELKSRPTLLGACKECPVLREELKEKNAALRKLEKSAVPSSCSADCTVCPSLISELEEARKDKTRMEEENSHLREILSWVSAREPQLGMMVQQFKRPDGVGVGFAFTPADFVQPYGKIGKMLEPSVSALSSSTAPPIPKPAPVKDGILTEPPKAPPNNSVWVPKPNHLRNRLDTLPPSGKPIPKPKVRTQPSRVPQRAPAPTPQPTHKREPYQCEWCEKEGHLAEFCFRRLRFERR, encoded by the exons ATGGGTTCACCGGGCAAACCCCCGATCTTCGATGGATCCGATTACGACTATTGGAAGGTGCGCATGCGTGcctatcttttgagtctaggttCCGAGGTCTGGGAGATTTGCGTGGACCCTGATTATGTGAACCTTGCGGTCCGCACGACCGAGCTTCAG GTCTGGGAGGTGAAGGTTCAGACTATCATAGAGTCTGCTAGCTATGAGACCCTCACCGTGGATAAGCTGTTCA atgagcagttggagGTGCTTGGGAACGAGGAGCTTGCATTGATCatccacaagttccagcgtgccTTCAACAACAGACAAGCACGAGCGAAGACTTGTTTCAACTGTGGCAAGACCAGCCACTTCGCCGCCGAGTGCCCCAAGAAGAAGAGTTCCAGGGATGATGACGATCGCTCCAGGCACGAGGAGTACCGCGAGCACCGCCACAAGCACAAGAGTGGGCACTCCCACAAGAAGAATGGCGGACGCTCCAAGCGGCACCACgagcggaagaagaagaacgtcgGCAAGTACAAGAGCAAGCAGGCGTTCGTCGCCCAGAGTGAGGATCACTCCTCCACCAGTCAGAGCTCGATGTCTTCATCTTCATCCAGCTCCAGCGACTCCGACTCACACCACCGCGATGAGAAGAAGCGGAGCACCAAGAAGATGGCCACGGAAGGCTTCACTGGCCTTTGCCTCCACACTGGGAAGGCGGccggtttctgcaccatggccatcGACTCCGACGCCGACGGAACTCCTCCCACCACTGCAGAGCCTGCACCTCAGCCAGAGCCAAGCTCTGAGGTACGTCCTGAGCACCCCACTCctgaggagttggaggatcttTACACTGCTCCAGATAATCAGGACTTGATCATTAAGGATGCTAAGAGGCAGTTTAGAGCTTTGAGACAGGAGCTGAAGGAAGTTAAACTAGCTTTAGAGATTGCTCAGTCTGCCCCTATTGTGGAGGATTGTGTTGAGGAGGATGAGTGCAGTCAGTGCATCGGATTGATGTCTGACCTTTCCGAGCTCAGgagcaagtatgatgagaacttgctcaagctcgaggagggcaagaaggccttggacgagctcaagtcccggcctaccctcttgggtGCTTGTAAGGAATGCCCAGTGCTTAGAGAAGAGCTTAAGGAGAAGAATGCTGCTTTGAGGAAGTTGGAGAAATCCGCAGTTCCTAGCTCTTGCTCTGCTGATTGTACTGTGTGCCCAAGCCTGATCTCTGAGCTTGAGGAGGCACGGAAGGACAAGAcccggatggaggaggagaatTCCCATCTTCGGGAGATTCTCAGTTGGGTGTCCGCCCGCGAgcctcagttgggcatgatggttcAGCAGTTTAAGCGTCCTGATGGTGTTGGGGTTGGTTTTGCTTTTACTCCTGCTGATTTTGTCCAACCCTATGGCAAGATTGGTAAGATGCTTGAGCCGAGTGTGAGTGCGCTTTCTTCTTCCACAGCTCCACCAATTCCTAAGCCAGCACCAGTTAAGGATGGAATCCTCACTGAGCCACCCAAAGCTCCACCTAACAATTCAGTGTGGGTTCCCAAGCCTAACCATCTCAGGAACCGACTGGATACACTCCCTCCTAGTGGTAAGCCAATTCCTAAGCCCAAGGTGAGGACTCAGCCCTCCAGAGTACCTCAGAGAGCCCCAGCACCTACACCACAGCCTACACACAAGAGAGAGCCTTACCAGTGTGAGTGGTGCGAAAAGGAGGGTCACTTGGCAGAATTTTGCTTCCGGAGGTTGAGGTTTGAGCGCAGGTAG